One segment of Paraburkholderia kururiensis DNA contains the following:
- a CDS encoding type II toxin-antitoxin system RelE/ParE family toxin, which produces MTVTVEWTPAALLNLADILDRVTEASPQGAATLAAEIQQKASRIASNPNLYRAGRVRGTRECVVTENYLMVYRVIGDAAQILNVLHTRQQWPPSS; this is translated from the coding sequence ATGACGGTAACTGTTGAGTGGACCCCGGCAGCACTGCTGAACCTTGCCGACATTCTCGACCGCGTGACAGAAGCGAGCCCACAAGGCGCCGCGACGCTCGCGGCCGAGATCCAGCAGAAGGCCTCGCGCATCGCATCCAATCCGAACCTGTACCGGGCTGGCCGGGTGCGTGGCACGCGCGAGTGCGTCGTAACGGAAAACTACCTGATGGTCTATCGCGTCATCGGTGACGCGGCGCAGATCCTCAACGTCCTGCACACGCGGCAGCAGTGGCCGCCTTCGAGCTAA
- a CDS encoding DUF7673 family protein, translating into MRPEQMLPAEKQALENLLKIAQGDTGQSRRVADFLLAWWNAGQCGSYDLTTGWGVDEDIAEDMCVVFRLATRANSYPDTLGYGPQFEAVVREWRPELVKE; encoded by the coding sequence ATGCGACCCGAACAGATGCTACCGGCCGAGAAACAGGCCCTCGAAAACCTGCTGAAAATCGCCCAGGGCGACACCGGCCAGAGCCGGCGCGTCGCCGACTTCCTGCTGGCCTGGTGGAATGCCGGCCAGTGCGGCAGCTACGACCTCACGACCGGCTGGGGCGTGGACGAGGACATTGCCGAGGATATGTGCGTCGTGTTCCGACTCGCCACGCGCGCGAACAGCTACCCGGACACGCTGGGGTATGGCCCGCAGTTTGAGGCTGTCGTGCGCGAGTGGCGACCGGAGCTTGTGAAGGAGTGA
- a CDS encoding HAD domain-containing protein, which translates to MLVFLDFDGVLHPFRERHSRPFCDLPRFESVMRCAAAASIVVASSQREGRTLAELRAPFAADIAARIVGATPVLPIASAADLDGSRHREILAYLDTHPAREWIAVDDDATLYAPGLANLLLCDDGFGPREAARLAGRLAGIVE; encoded by the coding sequence ATGCTCGTGTTTCTCGACTTCGACGGCGTGCTGCATCCGTTCCGCGAACGGCACTCGCGCCCCTTCTGCGATCTGCCTCGCTTCGAGTCGGTCATGCGGTGCGCGGCCGCCGCGTCGATCGTGGTCGCCAGTTCGCAGCGCGAAGGGCGCACGCTCGCCGAGCTGCGCGCGCCGTTCGCGGCCGACATCGCAGCGCGCATCGTGGGCGCAACTCCGGTACTGCCGATCGCGAGCGCAGCGGATCTCGACGGCAGCCGGCATCGCGAGATTCTGGCGTACCTCGACACGCATCCCGCCAGGGAGTGGATCGCCGTCGATGACGACGCCACGCTGTACGCGCCGGGCCTCGCTAACCTGCTGTTGTGCGATGACGGGTTCGGCCCGCGCGAGGCCGCACGGCTCGCCGGGCGGCTGGCCGGCATCGTGGAGTAA
- a CDS encoding adhesin, whose translation MTTTVLVECGEALYGPRWQSSLAEALGVADRTMRRWVASGEYPESVHADLLRLVEERIADLAQIRDRLLAV comes from the coding sequence ATGACGACGACAGTGCTTGTCGAGTGCGGCGAGGCCTTGTACGGGCCGCGCTGGCAATCGAGCCTGGCCGAGGCGCTGGGCGTCGCGGATCGAACGATGCGGCGCTGGGTCGCGAGTGGCGAGTATCCCGAGAGCGTGCATGCTGACCTGCTGCGGCTGGTCGAGGAACGCATCGCGGATCTCGCACAGATCCGCGATCGTCTGCTGGCTGTCTGA
- a CDS encoding LPD29 domain-containing protein, which produces MKYLSCADTAKLIRQALKEAFPGIKFSVRSSTYSGGASIGVSWTDGPNVDQVEAVAKVFRGSYFDSSIDYQGATYAMIDGEQVRFGADYVNCRRAYSRALCEKLLSRLHIDGLTIAGSDDDAWFDAADHDVVRWARVRLYKHSDRLKVEKSKTAGKVIYLGNDGYSAVRALNV; this is translated from the coding sequence ATGAAATACCTTTCCTGCGCCGATACGGCCAAGCTCATCCGGCAAGCCCTGAAAGAGGCTTTCCCCGGTATCAAGTTCAGCGTCCGCAGCAGCACCTACAGCGGCGGCGCCTCGATCGGCGTCAGCTGGACCGATGGCCCGAACGTTGACCAGGTGGAAGCCGTGGCGAAGGTGTTTCGCGGCTCCTACTTCGATTCCTCGATCGACTACCAGGGCGCGACCTACGCCATGATCGACGGCGAGCAGGTGCGTTTCGGCGCCGACTACGTGAATTGCCGCCGTGCGTACTCGCGCGCCCTCTGCGAAAAACTCCTGTCCCGCCTGCACATCGACGGCCTGACGATCGCCGGCAGCGACGATGACGCCTGGTTTGATGCGGCCGACCACGATGTGGTGCGCTGGGCGCGCGTGCGGCTGTACAAGCACAGCGACCGGCTGAAGGTCGAGAAGAGCAAGACTGCCGGGAAGGTGATCTATCTCGGCAATGACGGTTACAGCGCCGTGCGCGCGCTGAACGTCTGA
- a CDS encoding Tn3 family transposase, translating to MPRRSILSATERESLLALPDAKDELIRHYTFNETDLSVIRQRRGAANRLGFAVQLCYLRFPGIFLGIDEPPFPPLLRMVAAQLKVPVESWNDYGQREQTRREHLVELQTVFGFKPFTMSHYRQAVHTLTELALQTDKGIVLASTLVENLRRQSIILPAMNAIERASAEAITRANRRIYAALTDSLLSLHRQRLDELLKRKDGSKLTWLAWLRQSPVKPNSRHMLEHIERLKAWQALDLPAGIERQVHQNRLLKIAREGGQMTPADLAKFEMQRRYATLVSLAIEGMATVTDEIIDLHDRIIGKLFNAAKNKHQQQFQASGKAINDKVRMYGRIGQALLEAKQSGGDPFAAIEAVMPWDTFAASVTEAQKLAQPESFDFLHRIGESYATLRRYAPQFLDVLKLRAAPAAKGVLDAIEVLRGMNSDNARKVPADAPTAFIKPRWAKLVLTDDGIDRRYYELCALSELKNALRSGDVWVQGSRQFKDFDEYLVPAEKFATLKLANELSLAVATDCDQYLHDRLALLEQQLATVNRMAAANDLPDAIITESGLKITPLEAAVPETAQALIDQSAMLLPHVKITELLMEVDEWTGFTRHFTHLKTGDTAKDKTLLLTTILADGINLGLTKMAESCPGTTYAKLSWLQAWHIRDETYSTALAELVNAQFRQSFAGNWGDGTTSSSDGQNFRTGSKAESTGHINPKYGSSPGRTFYTHISDQYAPFSTKVVNVGVRDSTYVLDGLLYHESDLRIEEHYTDTAGFTDHVFGLMHLLGFRFAPRIRDLGDTKLFIPKGDAAYDALKPVISSDRLNIKQIRAHWDEILRFATSIKQGTVTASLMLRKLGSYPRQNGLAVALRELGRIERTLFILDWLQSVELRRRVQAGLNKGEARNALARAVFFNRLGEIRDRSFEQQRYRASGLNLVTAAIVLWNTAYLERATNALNGHGKPVDETLFQYLSPLGWEHINLTGDYLWRSSTKVGAGKFRPLRPLPPA from the coding sequence ATGCCGCGCCGCTCAATCCTGTCCGCCACCGAGCGCGAAAGCCTGCTGGCACTACCAGATGCCAAAGACGAACTGATACGGCACTACACGTTCAACGAAACCGACCTATCGGTGATCCGCCAGCGTCGCGGCGCTGCGAATCGATTGGGCTTCGCCGTGCAGCTTTGCTACTTGCGATTCCCTGGCATCTTCTTGGGCATCGATGAGCCTCCGTTTCCGCCCCTGTTGCGCATGGTGGCCGCACAACTCAAGGTGCCGGTGGAAAGTTGGAACGATTACGGCCAGCGCGAGCAGACGCGGCGGGAGCACTTGGTCGAGCTGCAAACGGTGTTCGGGTTCAAGCCCTTCACCATGAGTCACTACCGGCAAGCCGTGCATACATTGACCGAGCTGGCCTTGCAGACCGATAAAGGGATTGTGCTGGCCAGCACCCTTGTCGAAAACCTGCGGCGGCAGAGCATCATCCTGCCCGCCATGAATGCCATCGAGCGCGCGAGCGCCGAGGCCATCACCCGTGCCAACCGGCGTATTTACGCGGCGTTGACCGATTCTTTGTTATCGCTCCACCGTCAGCGCCTGGACGAACTTCTCAAGCGCAAGGACGGCAGCAAATTGACGTGGCTGGCATGGCTGCGCCAGTCGCCCGTCAAGCCGAACTCTCGGCATATGCTTGAACACATCGAGCGCCTCAAGGCTTGGCAGGCGCTTGACCTTCCCGCAGGCATCGAGCGACAAGTTCACCAGAACCGCCTGCTCAAGATCGCCCGTGAGGGTGGGCAGATGACGCCTGCCGATCTGGCAAAGTTCGAGATGCAACGACGCTATGCCACTCTGGTTTCGCTGGCCATTGAAGGTATGGCCACCGTCACCGACGAAATCATCGACCTGCACGACCGCATCATTGGCAAACTATTCAACGCCGCCAAGAACAAGCATCAGCAGCAGTTTCAGGCTTCCGGCAAGGCGATCAATGACAAGGTGCGGATGTATGGCCGCATCGGCCAAGCCTTGCTGGAAGCCAAACAGAGCGGCGGCGATCCGTTCGCCGCCATCGAGGCCGTAATGCCGTGGGATACCTTCGCCGCCAGCGTCACGGAGGCGCAAAAGCTCGCGCAGCCGGAGAGCTTCGACTTTCTGCATCGCATCGGTGAAAGCTACGCCACGTTGCGCCGCTACGCGCCGCAGTTCCTGGACGTACTTAAGTTACGGGCGGCACCAGCCGCCAAGGGCGTACTCGATGCCATCGAGGTGCTTCGCGGCATGAACAGCGACAACGCCCGCAAGGTGCCCGCCGACGCGCCGACCGCATTCATCAAGCCACGCTGGGCGAAACTGGTGCTCACGGACGATGGCATTGACCGGCGCTACTACGAGCTGTGCGCCCTGTCAGAGCTAAAGAACGCGCTGCGATCAGGCGATGTCTGGGTGCAGGGTTCGCGCCAGTTCAAGGACTTTGATGAGTACCTGGTGCCGGCCGAGAAGTTCGCTACTCTGAAGCTGGCCAACGAATTGTCGCTGGCAGTGGCCACCGATTGCGATCAGTATTTGCACGACCGACTGGCATTGCTGGAACAGCAGCTTGCCACCGTCAACCGCATGGCGGCGGCCAATGATCTGCCGGATGCCATCATTACCGAGTCCGGCCTGAAGATCACGCCGCTGGAAGCGGCGGTGCCGGAGACCGCACAAGCCCTAATCGACCAGTCGGCGATGCTGCTGCCACACGTCAAGATTACCGAACTGCTGATGGAAGTTGATGAGTGGACAGGCTTCACCCGGCATTTCACGCATCTGAAGACCGGCGACACGGCCAAGGACAAAACCTTGCTGCTGACGACGATCCTGGCTGATGGCATCAATCTCGGGCTAACCAAGATGGCCGAGTCCTGCCCAGGCACGACTTACGCCAAGCTGTCGTGGCTGCAAGCCTGGCACATCCGGGATGAAACGTACTCAACGGCGCTGGCCGAACTGGTCAACGCGCAGTTCCGGCAATCCTTTGCCGGAAACTGGGGCGATGGCACCACGTCATCGTCGGATGGCCAAAATTTCAGAACCGGCAGCAAAGCGGAGAGCACCGGGCATATCAACCCGAAGTATGGAAGCAGTCCAGGCCGGACGTTTTATACCCATATCTCCGACCAGTACGCGCCCTTCAGCACCAAGGTAGTCAACGTCGGCGTGCGTGATTCAACCTATGTGCTCGATGGCCTGCTGTACCACGAGTCGGACTTGCGGATCGAGGAGCACTACACCGACACAGCGGGCTTTACCGATCATGTCTTCGGCCTGATGCACCTACTGGGCTTCCGATTCGCGCCACGTATCCGAGACCTGGGCGACACCAAGCTATTCATCCCAAAGGGCGATGCCGCCTATGACGCGCTCAAGCCGGTGATTAGCAGCGACCGGCTGAACATCAAGCAGATACGCGCCCATTGGGATGAAATCTTGCGGTTCGCCACTTCGATCAAGCAGGGTACGGTGACGGCCTCGCTGATGTTGCGCAAGCTCGGCAGCTATCCGCGTCAGAACGGACTGGCCGTTGCACTGCGCGAGCTGGGGCGCATTGAGCGCACGCTGTTCATACTGGATTGGCTGCAAAGCGTGGAGCTGCGCCGCCGCGTGCAGGCCGGACTCAACAAAGGCGAGGCGCGCAACGCGCTGGCCAGGGCGGTGTTCTTCAACCGACTGGGCGAAATCCGCGACCGCAGTTTTGAGCAACAACGCTACCGGGCCAGCGGCCTCAATCTGGTAACGGCGGCCATCGTGCTTTGGAACACGGCCTATCTGGAACGGGCAACCAATGCTTTGAACGGGCACGGCAAACCGGTAGACGAGACGCTGTTTCAATACCTGTCACCGCTGGGGTGGGAACACATCAATCTGACCGGCGATTACCTCTGGCGCAGCAGCACCAAGGTCGGCGCAGGCAAGTTCAGACCGTTGCGACCACTGCCACCGGCTTAA
- a CDS encoding recombinase family protein codes for MQGQRIGYIRVSSFDQNPDRQLEQIEVGKVFTDKASGKDTQRPELERLLAFVREGDTVVVHSMDRLARNLDDLRRIVQGLTQRGVRMEFVKEGLAFTGDDSPMANLMLSVMGAFAEFERALIRERQREGIVLAKQRGAYRGRKKSLNSEQIAKLKQRVAAGDQKTLVARDFGISRETLYQYLRED; via the coding sequence TTGCAAGGTCAACGCATTGGCTATATCCGCGTCAGCAGCTTCGACCAGAACCCTGATCGGCAACTGGAGCAAATCGAAGTCGGTAAGGTATTCACCGATAAGGCTTCCGGCAAGGACACGCAACGTCCCGAACTTGAAAGGCTGCTGGCCTTTGTGCGCGAGGGCGACACCGTGGTGGTGCACAGCATGGACAGGTTGGCACGCAATCTCGATGACCTGCGCCGCATCGTTCAGGGGCTGACACAACGGGGCGTGCGGATGGAGTTTGTCAAAGAAGGGCTGGCGTTCACCGGCGATGACTCACCGATGGCCAATTTGATGCTGTCGGTCATGGGGGCTTTTGCGGAGTTCGAGCGCGCACTGATCCGCGAACGCCAGCGCGAGGGAATCGTGCTGGCCAAGCAGCGCGGTGCCTACCGGGGACGAAAGAAATCGCTGAACAGCGAACAAATTGCCAAGTTGAAACAGCGAGTCGCGGCAGGCGATCAAAAAACCTTGGTGGCCCGTGACTTCGGCATCAGTCGCGAAACCTTGTACCAGTACCTGCGGGAAGACTGA